The following coding sequences are from one Anguilla anguilla isolate fAngAng1 chromosome 12, fAngAng1.pri, whole genome shotgun sequence window:
- the LOC118209888 gene encoding zinc finger and BTB domain-containing protein 20-like isoform X2 codes for MTEHIHNINVHNFSNSVLKTLNEQRNRGHFCDVTIRIHGSMLRAHRCVLAAGSPFFQDKLLLGYSDIEIPSVVSVQSIQKLIDFMYSGLLRVSQSEALQILTAASILQIKTAIDECTRIVSQNVGSSGARGFPLNSGETVDLKARGTPESDGSCPGSDIEPIYMHIHSKQGLEHKSLFSSSGLSLQNGSQDQPYCGGGIPGDNSPSLSLQKEQHRQDPIHESTQQQMERLLCSPETTHCRKQSRPVRIQTDSVDAVQDADEDYDCFGEEPMQGLEHKEEEEPVDVTDPIESGESEPKGESFDSGMSSSISTEPDSVEQQFVVGFARDGGADGAHAEVTELLWEHPAQTDMKDSPEQTDDGEDGGVPQSNINDKMVLQHPMSPVISKLMPNPQQYLRQPASLASNLRMPLTMTSNTQVISTTGNSYLPTLFATQSAGSTKPVLFSLPQALGTQQNQYVTVPPPSIPPYTTQLLTQQASAQKTGQAGGATGQGEKRPYECPLCSKTFTAKQNYVKHMFVHTVWSRDQEHTPRERVFEFCLSVHKKTKKETVN; via the exons ATGACTGAGCACATTCATAACATCAACGTCCACAACTTCAGCAATTCCGTCCTCAAGACCCTAAATGAGCAGCGCAACCGCGGGCACTTCTGTGATGTGACCATTCGGATCCATGGGAGCATGCTTCGAGCCCACCGCTGCGTGCTGGCAGCCGGGAGCCCCTTCTTCCAGGACAAGCTGCTCCTGGGCTACAGCGACATCGAGATCCCCTCCGTGGTCTCGGTGCAGTCCATCCAAAAGCTGATCGACTTCATGTACAGCGGCCTGCTGCGGGTCTCCCAGTCCGAGGCCCTGCAGATCCTGACCGCAGCCAGCATCCTGCAGATCAAGACCGCCATCGATGAGTGCACGCGCATCGTCTCTCAGAACGTCGGCTCGAGCGGGGCCAGGGGGTTCCCACTCAACTCCGGGGAGACGGTGGATCTTAAGGCCCGAGGGACCCCGGAGTCTGATGGGTCCTGTCCCGGGAGCGACATCGAGCCCATCTACATGCACATCCACTCCAAACAGGGCCTGGAGCACAagtccctcttctcctcctccggcCTCTCCCTGCAGAATGGCTCCCAGGACCAGCCTTACTGCGGGGGGGGCATCCCGGGCGAcaacagcccctccctctccctccaaaaagagcagcacaggcagGACCCCATCCATGAGAGCACGCAGCAGCAGATGGAGAGACTCCTCTGCAGCCCTGAGACCACCCACTGCCGAAAGCAGTCCCGGCCTGTGCGCATCCAGACTGACAGCGTCGACGCCGTACAGGACGCGGACGAAGACTATGACTGTTTCGGAGAAGAGCCGATGCAGGGCCTGGAgcacaaggaggaggaggagccggtGGATGTCACCGACCCGATAGAGAGCGGGGAGAGCGAGCCCAAAGGTGAGAGCTTCGACTCGGGCATGAGCTCGTCCATCAGCACCGAGCCCGACTCCGTGGAGCAGCAGTTCGTGGTGGGCTTCGCCCGAGACGGGGGCGCGGACGGCGCGCATGCAGAGGTGACAGAACTGCTCTGGGAGCACCCAGCGCAAACCGACATGAAAGACTCCCCGGAGCAGACAGACGATGGCGAAGACGGCGGCGTGCCCCAGAGCAACATCAACGACAAGATGGTGCTGCAGCATCCCATGAGCCCGGTCATATCCAAGCTGATGCCCAACCCCCAGCAATACCTGCGGCAGCCCGCCTCTCTCGCCAGCAACCTGCGGATGCCCCTCACCATGACCAGCAACACCCAGGTCATCAGCACCACCGGAAACTCTTACCTGCCCACCCTCTTCGCGACGCAGTCGGCCGGAAGCACCAAGCCAGTGCTCTTCAGCCTGCCGCAGGCTCTGGGGACCCAGCAGAACCAGTACGTGACCGTCCCTCCTCCCAGCATCCCTCCATACACCACCCAGCTGCTGACCCAGCAGGCTTcagcacagaaaacaggccaGGCTGGTGGAGCCACCggacagggagagaagaggCCGTACGAGTGCCCCCTGTGCAGCAAGACCTTTACCGCTAAACAGAACTATGTCAAGCACATGTTTGTGCACACCG tttggaGCCGAGACCAGGAGCACACACCGAGAGAGCGAGTCTTTGAGTTTTGTTTATCTGTgcacaaaaagacaaagaagGAAACGGTCAACTGA